One region of Eremothecium gossypii ATCC 10895 chromosome II, complete sequence genomic DNA includes:
- the IOC4 gene encoding Ioc4p (Syntenic homolog of Saccharomyces cerevisiae YMR044W (IOC4)) — MPTHLYQPTDIVLAKVKGYPSWPAMIIPQEIIPPNVIKLHRRSQRQQEEADDEGNEDENEDESKYIIYSDLLKFRKFERVQSSYCLKFLCDDTYTWVKAQDITLLSTERCREWLDRSGSGKRQHKNKKLIQAYEMASKGSGEIDVWEFVEYGSAGRPEEDEEEYVDESPAGDDDDAEELQEFGEDEMLDDDDDDDDDDDEMEDRQKRKTRSAVRPTRSSKRQRAAREKVQQERPLRRTRSTRARAEPAPDSDDFDEEMDEESEEVDIPSRSSTRRHTRRTSPADKKQISNGKKAAAEPERYRYEDDEDWQLVGKGPQDLTVHSSNPLVNRLSQKKNLELHNELKLDLQDKLLMTNKLLMEAILNSHATQEEFEVILDELDIALGMKGTHNELITVFLGNNELLANFRALFNLKQPALKEFGLWDKFMGIFSDIYGFAYVPEQKPWTLHIDADADTASETVPDGITDDKP, encoded by the coding sequence ATGCCGACACACCTGTACCAGCCCACAGATATAGTGCTTGCGAAAGTCAAAGGCTATCCTTCGTGGCCTGCGATGATCATTCCGCAAGAGATCATACCGCCCAACGTCATAAAGCTGCACAGGCGCAGTCAGCGGCAACAAGAAGAGGCTGACGACGAGGGCAATGAGGACGAAAACGAAGATGAGTCGAAGTACATCATCTATTCGGACCTACTGAAGTTCCGCAAGTTCGAACGGGTGCAATCGTCATACTGCCTGAAGTTTCTATGCGACGACACCTATACGTGGGTTAAAGCTCAAGACATCACGCTGCTGAGCACAGAACGTTGCAGAGAATGGCTGGATCGGTCCGGCAGCGGAAAGCGACAGCACAAGAATAAGAAGCTGATCCAGGCGTACGAGATGGCGTCTAAGGGCAGCGGGGAAATCGACGTGTGGGAATTCGTGGAGTACGGTAGTGCTGGCAGGCCGGAGGAAGACGAAGAAGAGTATGTAGACGAGTCACCGGCGGGagacgacgacgacgcggaggagctgcaggagtTCGGTGAGGACGAGATGCTagacgacgacgacgacgacgacgacgacgacgacgagaTGGAGGACCGGCAGAAGCGGAAAACTAGGTCCGCTGTGCGCCCCACGAGAAGCAGCAAGCGTCAAAGGGCAGCAAGAGAGAAGGTGCAACAAGAGAGGCCGTTGCGTAGAACGAGGTCGACACGTGCCCGAGCAGAACCGGCGCCAGACTCCGACGACTTTGATGAAGAGATGGACGAGGAGAGCGAAGAGGTAGATATTCCGAGTAGATCGAGCACGCGCAGGCACACGCGCAGAACGTCCCCCGCAGACAAAAAACAGATATCAAATGGTAAGAAAGCCGCAGCAGAACCAGAAAGGTATCGGTATGAGGATGACGAGGACTGGCAGCTCGTAGGCAAGGGTCCCCAGGACCTAACCGTTCATTCGTCTAACCCCTTGGTGAACAGGCTGTCGCAGAAGAAAAACCTTGAACTCCATAATGAGCTCAAGCTGGACCTTCAGGACAAGCTCTTAATGACCAACAAGCTCTTGATGGAAGCCATCTTAAACTCACATGCGACCCAGGAAGAATTCGAAGTCATTCTTGATGAGCTGGACATTGCACTTGGAATGAAAGGGACCCATAATGAACTCATAACGGTTTTCCTCGGCAATAATGAGCTCCTGGCTAACTTCCGCGCTCTCTTCAACCTCAAGCAACCAGCGTTGAAGGAATTTGGCCTCTGGGACAAATTCATGGGCATTTTTAGCGACATCTACGGATTTGCGTACGTCCCAGAGCAAAAACCGTGGACTCTACACATAGATGCAGACGCGGACACTGCATCCGAAACAGTCCCAGATGGCATTACTGATGATAAGCCCTAG
- a CDS encoding MADS-box domain-containing protein (Syntenic homolog of Saccharomyces cerevisiae YMR043W (MCM1) and YMR042W (ARG80); Tandem gene duplication in Saccharomyces cerevisiae) produces the protein MSDAEKAEQPQQKERRKIEIKFIQDKTRRHITFSKRKHGIMKKAYELSVLTGTQVLLLVVSETGLVYTFTTPKFQPIVTQPEGKNLIQACLNAPEEEEEDEDEDEDEVKDEDKPDVSVGGVAGPNAVQDVPGNPGPVDVGVPADHVAAAHSVAAATAHHHAVAAHHHQLSPQQQQNFNNPAAYLNAEQAAVYQQYFNGVNSQQGQY, from the coding sequence ATGTCGGACGCCGAGAAAGCCGAACAGCCCCAACAGAAGGAGCGGAGAAAGATTGAGATCAAATTCATCCAGGATAAGACGCGGCGCCACATTACATTTTCGAAGCGTAAGCATGGGATCATGAAGAAGGCTTACGAACTGTCGGTGTTGACAGGGACACaggtgctgctgctggtggttTCGGAAACGGGCCTTGTGTACACGTTCACGACGCCGAAGTTCCAGCCGATCGTCACGCAGCCCGAGGGCAAAAACCTGATCCAGGCATGCTTGAACGCGCCAgaggaggaagaggaagacgaggacgaggacgaggacgaggtCAAGGACGAGGATAAGCCCGATGTCTCTGTGGGGGGCGTTGCTGGTCCAAACGCCGTGCAGGACGTGCCGGGCAACCCCGGCCCGGTGGACGTGGGGGTTCCGGCCGACCACGTTGCCGCGGCGCACTCTGTGGCGGCCGCGACCGCCCACCACCACGCCGTCGCCGCgcaccaccaccagctctcgccgcagcagcagcagaacTTCAACAATCCGGCCGCCTACCTAAACGCAGAGCAGGCGGCTGTATACCAGCAGTATTTCAACGGAGTCAACTCCCAGCAGGGCCAGTACTGA
- the MNR2 gene encoding putative Mg(2+) transporter MNR2 (Syntenic homolog of Saccharomyces cerevisiae YKL064W (MNR2)), whose protein sequence is MSDKASGELAVPLLHESTGQNGKHAKKKKGRRRSVFQHSSPDDGCDGGPTGPAVYAKDFGKPEVWGMLHDSDEDSTMGRRASGGAGASFIDHRQSMAVMDAAASSQNAASGCMNSIWRRPSTMPRNSTPGAMSMEGTARQGRETSFRDPFGAHSQDDSRPRRRRHSSKASLRDPERAAGGQDYGSLSTFPDKLSQSPLARDRRADVVIDMDKLMEHVKMKREQEQLRDPFSSDAHSDRPSDEYNSQPSSRRSSESSSLDDVCLPIDEVDEDGYKEWPDVSVLEEFSKEEIQRLKREALSDAEDFHFRYEDEDDDDTADSMQNNGIAFLHPIITNIDMPELGNTRVNETEQLRKGRLRPKKLTPWHLKRGSFDLPGLNAAGKPTTRDLSGHGRGDLLAGRNIKYPPHIISNNPETFRFTYFREDLDSTIHSPTISGLLQPGQRFEELFVGSVYSNSGGDRAGSNNANGTAAVSHAPGNINPNVHGAPSNANLANLGAPANNENSTQHAPNHPSVAAAGMNAGTGSGTPVETQASTPVQPASTAQQSGSWDMPDPQPFWLDVLNPTEEEMKVLSKAFGIHPLTTEDIFLGEVREKVELFRDYYLVCFRSFDIVAERSTRKKKRQQQFQENAGSGAEESSAEEDSKAGWFSRFRKMRRRSSAKNAAGSSTSSYQRRIKKKIEENEKYKKKSGDRRKPRDGELEPLNVYIIVFRTGVLTFHFAPTPHPINVRRRARLLKDYLNVTADWIAYALIDDITDAFAPMIELIEDEVYDIEDAILNMHHIDDSSDDDSDAEDCSDDDGSFPFDRHSRSTAFSRGSKSTGTSRSSSSTESTINANIMGWKKKGDMLRRIGECRKRVMSVIRLLGSKADVIKGFAKRCNEQWEVAPRSEIGMYLGDIQDHIITMVASLNHYEKLLSRSHSNYLAQINIDMTKVNNDMNDVLGKITILGAIVMPMNIITGLWGMNVIVPGQQQDSLTWFVSIALSMLILAYIAYTYMRRRFGF, encoded by the coding sequence ATGAGTGACAAGGCTTCAGGAGAGTTGGCTGTCCCGTTGCTTCACGAGAGCACGGGACAGAACGGCAAACAtgcgaagaagaagaagggCAGACGGCGGTCGGTTTTCCAGCACAGCTCGCCGGACGATGGCTGCGACGGCGGCCCGACCGGCCCGGCTGTGTACGCGAAGGATTTCGGCAAGCCGGAGGTGTGGGGCATGCTGCATGACTCGGACGAGGATTCAACCATGGGGCGGCGCGCCTCCGGCGGTGCGGGAGCGTCGTTCATCGACCACCGGCAGTCCATGGCGGTGATGGATGCGGCGGCGTCATCGCAGAACGCAGCATCGGGCTGCATGAACTCCATCTGGCGGCGGCCGAGCACGATGCCGCGGAACAGCACGCCTGGCGCGATGAGCATGGAGGGCACTGCGCGACAGGGACGCGAAACAAGCTTCCGCGACCCGTTCGGGGCCCACAGCCAGGACGATTCGCGGCCGCGGAGGCGCCGGCACTCCTCCAAGGCATCGCTGCGCGACCCCGAGCGGGCTGCTGGTGGTCAGGACTACGGCTCCCTCTCCACTTTTCCGGACAAGCTGAGCCAGAGCCCTTTAGCGCGCGACAGGCGTGCTGACGTGGTGATCGACATGGACAAGCTGATGGAGCATGTTAAGATGAAGCGGGAACAGGAACAGCTGCGCGACCCTTTCTCGTCCGATGCACACTCGGATAGGCCCTCGGACGAGTATAACTCCCAGCCTTCTTCTCGGCGGTCGAGCGAGTCTTCCTCTCTGGACGATGTTTGTCTTCCCATAGATGAGGTGGACGAGGATGGCTATAAAGAATGGCCTGACGTAAGCGTTTTAGAAGAGTTTTCTAAAGAAGAGATCCAGCGGCTGAAGCGTGAGGCCCTCAGCGACGCTGAGGATTTTCACTTCCGGtacgaggacgaggacgatgaCGACACCGCAGACTCGATGCAGAATAACGGAATCGCTTTTCTACATCCTATTATTACAAACATCGATATGCCGGAATTGGGTAATACTCGGGTCAACGAGACGGAACAACTGCGGAAAGGTCGGTTACGTCCTAAGAAACTGACCCCATGGCATTTGAAGCGTGGGAGTTTCGATCTTCCCGGGTTGAATGCTGCCGGTAAGCCAACCACCCGTGATTTGTCTGGGCATGGAAGAGGCGATCTTCTGGCCGGCAGAAACATCAAGTACCCGCCCCATATCATTTCAAATAACCCAGAGACATTTAGGTTCACCTACTTTCGTGAAGATCTGGACTCGACGATACATTCACCAACTATTTCCGGTCTGCTACAACCGGGTCAGAGGTTTGAGGAGCTATTCGTTGGCAGTGTCTACTCTAATAGTGGCGGCGACCGCGCAGGCTCCAACAACGCCAATGGGACTGCCGCAGTCTCACATGCACCCGGCAACATCAACCCCAATGTACACGGTGCTCCCAGTAACGCGAATCTAGCCAACCTTGGTGCACCTGCGAACAATGAGAACAGCACACAGCACGCTCCGAATCATCCCTCGGTGGCTGCGGCGGGAATGAACGCGGGGACGGGCAGCGGCACTCCCGTTGAGACCCAAGCCTCAACTCCGGTTCAGCCGGCGAGCACCGCGCAGCAATCCGGCAGCTGGGACATGCCTGACCCGCAACCGTTTTGGCTGGACGTGCTCAATCCCACCGAGGAAGAAATGAAGGTCTTGAGTAAGGCCTTCGGCATTCATCCGCTAACTACGGAGGATATCTTCCTGGGAGAAGTGCGGGAAAAAGTCGAACTCTTCAGGGACTATTATTTGGTTTGTTTTAGGTCTTTTGATATTGTCGCAGAGCGGTCAACAAGAAAAAAGAAGCGCCAGCAACAATTTCAGGAAAATGCAGGCAGCGGCGCGGAAGAGTCAAGTGCCGAAGAGGACAGCAAGGCTGGGTGGTTTTCTCGGTTCAGGAAGATGCGCAGGAGGTCTTCTGCGAAAAACGCCGCGGGAAGCAGCACCTCCAGCTACCAAAGGCGCATCAAAAAAAAGATAGAGGAAAACGAAAAGTACAAGAAAAAGTCCGGCGACCGGCGGAAGCCAAGGGACGGCGAGTTGGAGCCATTGAACGTCTACATCATTGTCTTCCGCACCGGCGTCCTAACCTTCCACTTTGCGCCCACCCCGCATCCGATCAACGTCCGCCGCAGAGCGAGACTGCTAAAAGACTACCTCAATGTGACCGCTGACTGGATCGCATATGCGCTGATTGACGATATCACGGACGCGTTCGCCCCAATGATAGAGCTCATAGAGGACGAGGTCTACGATATCGAGGACGCGATCCTCAACATGCACCATATCGACGATTCCTCTGACGACGACAGCGACGCAGAGGATTGCTCCGACGACGACGGCAGCTTCCCGTTTGACCGCCACTCCCGCAGCACCGCCTTCAGCCGCGGCAGCAAGAGCACCGGCACCTCGCGCTCGTCCTCCAGCACTGAGTCCACCATAAACGCCAACATCATGGGCTGGAAAAAAAAGGGTGACATGCTCCGGCGCATCGGCGAGTGCCGCAAACGCGTGATGAGCGTCATCCGCCTGCTGGGCTCCAAGGCTGATGTCATCAAGGGTTTCGCAAAGCGCTGCAACGAACAGTGGGAGGTCGCGCCGCGCTCGGAAATCGGCATGTATCTGGGCGACATCCAGGACCACATCATCACCATGGTTGCTTCCCTTAATCACTACGAGAAACTGCTCAGCCGCTCCCACTCCAACTACCTGGCCCAGATTAACATCGACATGACGAAGGTCAACAACGACATGAACGACGTTCTCGGTAAGATAACCATTCTGGGCGCCATAGTCATGCCTATGAATATCATCACTGGTCTCTGGGGCATGAACGTCATCGTGCCTGGCCAGCAGCAGGACTCTTTGACGTGGTTCGTCAGCATTGCGCTCTCGATGCTGATCCTTGCCTACATTGCTTACACATACATGCGCCGGAGGTTTGGGTTTTAG
- the YNK1 gene encoding nucleoside diphosphate kinase (Syntenic homolog of Saccharomyces cerevisiae YKL067W (YNK1)) has product MSDERTFIAIKPDGVQRGLISQILSRFESRGYKLVGIKLVTPTENLLKQHYAEHVEKPFFPKMLAYMTSGPILATVWEGKDVVKQGRVILGATNPLNSAPGTIRGDFALDMGRNVCHGSDSVESAQREIDLWFKKEELVDWKLNQLSWIYE; this is encoded by the coding sequence ATGTCCGACGAGAGAACTTTCATTGCTATTAAGCCAGATGGTGTCCAGAGAGGTCTAATCTCTCAAATCCTTTCTCGCTTCGAGAGCCGTGGCTACAAGCTTGTCGGCATCAAGCTTGTCACCCCAACCGAGAACTTGTTGAAGCAGCACTACGCTGAGCATGTGGAGAAGCCTTTCTTCCCAAAGATGTTGGCTTACATGACCTCTGGTCCAATTTTGGCCACCGTCTGGGAGGGTAAGGACGTTGTCAAGCAGGGCCGTGTCATCTTGGGCGCAACGAACCCATTGAACTCCGCCCCAGGCACTATCAGAGGCGACTTTGCTCTTGACATGGGCAGAAACGTCTGCCACGGTTCCGACTCTGTCGAATCCGCCCAGAGAGAAATCGACCTATGGTTCAAGAAGGAGGAGCTAGTCGACTGGAAGCTAAACCAGCTATCCTGGATCTACGAGTAG
- a CDS encoding ABR095Cp (Syntenic homolog of Saccharomyces cerevisiae YKL065C (YET1) and YMR040W (YET2)) → MSMYLTLLFLVLILEMSVLFVLVLPLPFRIRRLFVRSYDKLQELGQLRTVGVILYGLVGMLFLDSWWRAQRATQRFSEGATQDPLNTGLQTFATKAYNERNLYISGFILYFSICIPTVINILKSLIRQYELGAAAAGDDTEEVKLLRQELKGKQASLTALRAQKKNLETHFDSSTESGPQDTAAKKAQ, encoded by the coding sequence ATGTCCATGTACCTTACGTTACTGTTCCTGGTCCTTATCCTGGAGATGTCGGTGCTCTTTGTGCTAGTGCTCCCGCTGCCCTTCCGCATACGCAGGCTGTTCGTGCGCTCCTATGATAAACTGCAGGAGCTCGGGCAGCTGCGTACGGTAGGGGTGATACTATATGGGCTCGTCGGTATGCTGTTCTTAGACTCGTGgtggcgcgcgcagcgcgccaCCCAGCGGTTTTCCGAGGGCGCCACGCAGGATCCGCTAAACACTGGGCTACAGACTTTCGCTACTAAGGCGTACAACGAGCGCAACCTCTACATCTCAGGCTTCATCCTGTACTTCAGCATTTGCATCCCCACGGTTATTAATATCCTCAAGAGCTTGATACGCCAATACGAGCTcggcgctgcggcggcgggggaCGACACCGAGGAGGTGAAGCTGCTAAGGCAAGAGCTCAAGGGCAAACAGGCGTCGCTCACCGCTCTGCGCGCTCAGAAGAAGAACCTTGAGACCCACTTCGATAGTAGCACGGAGAGCGGCCCTCAGGACACCGCAGCCAAGAAGGCACAATAG
- the SUB1 gene encoding chromatin-binding transcription coactivator SUB1 (Syntenic homolog of Saccharomyces cerevisiae YMR039C (SUB1)): MSFNSFPSNQLYGAHRYSSAYNAVAVPDSGPGAGRYRKRKTQEAAEDNVFFELGKNKRVTVRQFRNINLVDIREYYQESATGEMKPGKKGISLTEEQYDELLQHRGQIDEALRSFGSARRRSPPAEPARAEPVRELEPNKKTRIERREKARKRERMPANPRLDNPRLDNPRLDDACPPRPAAHDDDDLNSSDEDFAQALESEVRRRDEDISEEE; this comes from the coding sequence ATGTCATTCAACAGCTTCCCGAGCAACCAGCTGTACGGTGCGCATCGGTACAGCAGCGCATACAATGCGGTAGCGGTGCCAGACAGCGGGCCCGGGGCGGGCCGGTACCGCAAGCGCAAGACACAGGAGGCGGCCGAGGACAACGTGTTCTTCGAGCTGGGGAAGAACAAGCGCGTGACGGTGCGGCAGTTCCGCAACATCAACCTGGTGGACATCCGCGAGTACTACCAGGAGTCGGCCACGGGGGAGATGAAGCCGGGCAAGAAGGGGATCTCGTTGACCGAGGAGCAGTacgacgagctgctgcagcaccgCGGGCAGATAGACGAGGCGCTGCGCAGCTTCGGGtccgcgcgccgccgcagcccgccggccgagccggcgcgcgcggagcCGGTGCGAGAGCTGGAGCCCAACAAAAAGACACGCATCGAGCGCCGCGAGAAAGCGCGCAAGCGCGAGCGCATGCCAGCCAACCCGCGCCTGGACAACCCGCGCCTGGACAACCCGCGCCTGGACGACGCAtgcccgccgcggccggccgcgcacgacgacgacgatcTGAACTCGAGCGACGAGGACTTTGCTCAAGCGCTGGAGTCTGAGGTCCGCCGCCGGGACGAGGACATCAGCGAGGAGGAGTGA
- the ARA2 gene encoding D-arabinose 1-dehydrogenase (NAD(P)(+)) ARA2 (Syntenic homolog of Saccharomyces cerevisiae YMR041C (ARA2)): MRCAVFQRRRRREHVMELRTTVRRVKELDIVELPELILGGATLSPRYIDDPYEVPTLGLVRRALEAGICAIDTSPYYGKSEEIYGEALAAVRDEHPRETYFICTKVGREGPSDFDYSAAHVRASVHRSCARLHTEYLDLVYLHDIEFVEAAGIWEALQELRRLKDEGVIRFFGISGYPVELLQEVSEQACERPDVGPLDAVLTYCQLTLQSVRLLEQEERFFRQSRVRVLGNSSIVGMRLLRSGGPRPFHPASVELRQCAEEAAEYCAAHGTDLADLATRYSLAEWHGRGPTVLGVSTMDELERALKNYHLVLEQGGLSEKDTALVEHIQKRIFADHLNENWPSGLWSRFLRRPGAVPT; this comes from the coding sequence ATGCGGTGTGCAGTTTTTCAGCGACGTCGACGTCGAGAGCACGTGATGGAACTCAGGACTACGGTTAGACGTGTGAAGGAGCTGGATATCGTGGAGCTGCCCGAGCTGATCCTTGGCGGGGCGACTCTCTCGCCGAGGTACATCGACGATCCTTACGAGGTGCCGACGTTGGGGCTTgtgcggcgcgcgctggAGGCCGGGATATGCGCGATTGACACGTCGCCGTACTACGGGAAAAGCGAAGAGATCTACGGggaggcgctggcggcggtgCGAGATGAGCACCCACGGGAGACATACTTCATCTGCACCAAGGTGGGGCGCGAGGGCCCATCAGACTTCGACTACTCTGCAGCGCACGTGCGTGCGAGCGTGCATCGGTCGTGCGCGCGGCTGCACACGGAGTACCTGGACCTGGTGTACCTGCACGATATAGAGTTTGTGGAGGCGGCGGGGATCTGGGAGGCGCTTCaggagctgcggcggctgaAGGACGAGGGCGTGATCCGGTTCTTTGGGATCAGCGGGTACCcggtggagctgctgcaggaggtGAGCGAGCAGGCGTGCGAGCGGCCGGATGTGGGTCCGTTGGATGCGGTGCTGACGTACTGCCAGCTCACGCTGCAGTCTGTGCGATTgttggagcaggaggagcgcTTCTTCCGGCAGTCACGTGTTCGCGTGTTGGGCAACTCGTCCATCGTAGGGATGAGGCTGCTGCGGTCGGGCGGGCCACGCCCATTCCACCCCGCGTCTGTGGAGCTGCGACAGTGCGCCGAGGAGGCGGCCGAGTACTGCGCGGCGCACGGCACGGACCTGGCGGACCTGGCGACGCGCTACAGCCTTGCGGAGTGGCACGGGCGCGGCCCCACTGTGCTGGGCGTGAGCACCATGGACGAGCTCGAGCGCGCCCTGAAGAACTACCACTTGGTGTTAGAACAGGGCGGGCTGAGCGAGAAGGACACGGCTCTAGTCGAGCACATTCAAAAACGCATATTTGCGGACCACTTGAATGAGAACTGGCCCTCTGGACTCTGGTCGCGGTTTCTCCGCCGACCAGGCGCGGTTCCTACGTAA